A single genomic interval of Saccharomyces eubayanus strain FM1318 chromosome IV, whole genome shotgun sequence harbors:
- the EXO84 gene encoding exocyst subunit EXO84, which yields MVDFSLKKARNNWKNAKKSANSPAKQKAPPSPAKPKQKTKKNPYSDLKDPATSYTLPTIDARERNRVATSMQRRLSIHNTNYAPPTLDYSMPLPDMTSMAIINDNMEGSHNNSSLTTENESLSSKGLQNSLNPPVADSSMNENVYNKLPARSAMRNTMMVSNSNDLFQNSMSLRKVLANPRFNAKDFVHDKLSNASAITIDKFTSNLTDLSIQVQEEVKLNINKSYNEIMTVNNDLNVAMLELKRVRENINDLNETLDQFTKIAAKRLQLQNQINKERQDDANNVESHSPELLPPLKAGQNEKTRRRDRSSVFILEKFWDTELDQLFKNVEGAQKFVNSTKGRHILMNSANWMELNTTTGKPLQMVQIFILNDLVLIADKSRDKQNDFTVSQCYPLKDVTVTREEFSSKRLLFKFSNSNSSLYECREADECAKMLDVIRKAKDDLCDIFHVEEENSKRIRESFRYLQSTQQTPGRENNRSPKKNQRRSMGGSITPGRNITGAMDQYLLQNLTLSMHSRPRSRDMSSSAHRLRFLDEGVEEIDIELARLRFETAVDVLLDIESQLQDLAEKISDEELMLHNLISLKIEQRREAIASKLSQSILSSNEIMRLKSGTENMIKLGLPEQALDLFLQNRSSLIQDLILQIGSVDNPTNYLTQLAVIRFQTIKKTVEDFQDIFKRLSGKISSILVDWCSVEVDKHFKLIDKQLLNDEMLSPSSIKSSRKQIDGLKAVGLDFVYKLDEFIKRNSDKIR from the coding sequence ATGGTtgacttttctttgaagaaggcCAGAAACAATTggaaaaatgcaaaaaaatctgcAAATTCTCCTGCAAAGCAAAAGGCACCTCCATCGCCTGCCAAGCCCAAgcaaaaaacgaaaaaaaatccataCAGTGATCTCAAGGATCCTGCCACCAGCTATACGTTGCCAACCATTGATGCTAGGGAGAGAAACAGGGTAGCAACTTCAATGCAAAGAAGGCTATCAATTCATAATACAAACTATGCTCCACCAACTCTAGATTACTCAATGCCCTTGCCTGATATGACAAGTATGGCAATAATAAATGACAACATGGAGGGCAGCCATAATAATAGCAGCTTGACGACAGAGAACGAATCACTAAGTTCCAAAGGTCTTCAAAATAGTTTAAATCCGCCCGTTGCTGATAGCTCTATGAACGAGAACGTATATAACAAGTTACCTGCTAGATCGGCAATGAGAAATACTATGATGGTCTCCAACAGTAACgatcttttccaaaatagCATGTCGCTAAGGAAAGTGTTGGCAAATCCGCGTTTTAATGCCAAAGATTTCGTACATGATAAACTGAGTAATGCAAGTGCCATTACTATCGACAAATTTACCTCAAATTTAACCGATTTATCCATACAAGTTCAAGAAGAGGTAAAGTTAAACATCAATAAATCTTACAACGAAATCATGACTGTGAACAATGACTTAAATGTTGCCATGTTGGAGTTGAAAAGGGTtagagaaaatataaatgaCCTAAACGAGACTTTGGACCAGTTCACAAAAATAGCAGCAAAGAGGCTCCAATTACAAAACCAAATTAACAAGGAGAGGCAAGATGATGCTAATAATGTGGAAAGTCATAGCCCAGAGTTACTACCACCTTTGAAAGCAGGacagaatgaaaaaaccaGGAGGAGAGATAGATCAAGCGTTTTCATattagaaaaattttgggATACAGAATTAGATCAATTATTCAAAAACGTCGAAGGTGCTCAGAAATTTGTCAATTCCACAAAGGGAAGACACATCTTAATGAACAGCGCGAATTGGATGGAATTGAATACAACCACCGGTAAACCTTTACAAATGGTAcaaatttttatcttgAATGATTTAGTTCTTATTGCCGACAAATCAAGGGACAAACAGAATGACTTTACAGTAAGCCAATGCTATCCTCTAAAAGACGTTACCGTGACACGTGAGGAATTTTCCAGTAAAAggcttcttttcaaatttagcAATTCGAATTCGAGCTTATATGAATGCCGGGAAGCGGACGAATGCGCTAAAATGTTGGATGTTATAAGGAAGGCTAAGGATGATTTATGTGACATTTTTcatgttgaagaagagaattCTAAACGTATCAGAGAATCGTTTAGATACTTGCAGTCTACACAACAGACACCTGGTagagaaaataatagaagCCCTaaaaagaatcaaagaCGTAGTATGGGTGGTTCAATCACTCCTGGTAGGAATATAACAGGTGCGATGGACCAATATCTTTTGCAAAACCTGACATTATCAATGCATTCGAGACCAAGATCYAGAGATATGAGTTCATCTGCTCATAGGCTTAGATTTCTGGATGAAGGGGTAGAAGAGATCGACATTGAATTAGCTAGGCTCAGATTTGAAACTGCTGTAGATGTGTTATTGGATATTGAATCACAATTGCAAGACCTCGCAGAAAAAATCTCCGACGAAGAACTAATGCTACATAACTTGATATCCCTGAAAATAGAACAGAGACGAGAAGCAATTGCCAGCAAGCTTTCTCAGAGTATTCTGTCGTCTAACGAAATAATGCGCTTGAAAAGCGGTACCGAGAATATGATCAAATTGGGATTACCAGAGCAAGCccttgatcttttcttaCAAAACAGATCCAGCTTGATCCaagatttgattttacAGATTGGGTCGGTGGATAATCCCACCAACTATTTGACTCAGCTAGCTGTTATTAGGTTCCaaactataaaaaaaacggTAGAGGACTTCCAggacattttcaaaaggcTCAGCGGTAAAATCTCTTCAATCCTCGTGGATTGGTGCAGTGTTGAAGTAGACAAGCACTTCAAATTGATAGATAAGCAACTACTGAACGACGAAATGCTATCGCCAAGTTCTATAAAGTCATCCAGAAAACAGATAGATGGGCTGAAGGCTGTAGGGCTCGATTTCGTCTACAAACTGGACGAATTCATCAAGAGGAACAGTGATAAAATCCGCTAA
- the SIF2 gene encoding Sif2p: MSVTSEELNYLIWRYCQEMGHEVSALALQDETRVLDFDEKYKEHIPIGTLVNLVQRGILYTESEFLVDNKGDISSLDEQHLSEDFNLVQALQVDKEKFPEISTEGRFALENDSENNNFGKNDSGTTDGLSLGSDVASSGTGDSLDGFVKTLKEITKLDNIVSSIWNPLNASILAYGEKDSVARLTQIIETEREEGKHWEARVIAELRHPFALSASSGKTTNQVTCLAWSNDGNSIVTGVENGELRLWNKAGALQNVLNFHRSPIVSIKWNKDGTHFISMDVENVTILWNVLSGTVMQHFELKENRESSATAENSNNNGEDSLGVDVEWVDDDKFVIPGPKGAIFVYQITEKAPIGKLIGHHGSISVLEFNDTNKLLLSASDDGTLRIWHGGNGNSQNCFYGHSQSIVSASWVGDDKVISCSMDGSVRIWSLEENTLLALSIMDGIPIFVGRLSQDGEKYAVAFMDGQVNVYDLKKLNSKLLNRKQQSLYGGNSCTTTGSSITIPQPIPLYASYQSNQDNDCVFDLSWNHTGDKISVAYSLGEGSVVAI; encoded by the coding sequence ATGAGTGTTACGAGTGAAGAACTAAATTATCTAATCTGGAGGTACTGTCAAGAAATGGGGCATGAAGTGAGCGCATTGGCGCTACAAGATGAAACAAGAGTATTGGATTTTGATGAGAAATACAAAGAGCATATTCCCATAGGTACACTAGTAAATCTGGTGCAGAGAGGAATTCTGTATACGGAGAGCGAGTTTCTGGTTGATAATAAAGGCGATATCAGCTCTTTAGATGAACAGCATCTTTCTGAGGACTTTAATTTGGTGCAAGCACTACAAgttgataaagaaaaatttccagAAATCTCTACTGAGGGAAGATTTGCCTTAGAAAATGATTCCgagaataataattttggCAAGAATGACTCAGGCACGACTGATGGACTAAGCCTAGGCTCTGATGTGGCATCTAGCGGTACTGGTGATAGCCTAGATGGATTTGTCAAGACGTTGAAGGAGATTACGAAGCTAGATAATATTGTTTCCTCCATTTGGAATCCATTGAATGCATCCATTCTTGCATACGGTGAAAAGGATTCAGTTGCAAGATTGACCCAAATAATAGAAACTGAAcgagaagaaggaaaacaTTGGGAAGCGAGAGTCATAGCCGAATTAAGACATCCGTTTGCTCTAAGCGCAAGTAGTGGTAAGACAACGAATCAAGTCACATGCCTTGCCTGGTCTAATGATGGTAACTCGATTGTAACAGGTGTAGAAAATGGTGAATTACGATTATGGAATAAGGCAGGTGCACTTCAGAACGTTTTAAATTTCCACAGATCCCCTATAGTCTCAATCAAATGGAACAAAGATGGAACACATTTCATTTCCATGGACGTAGAGAACGTCACTATACTCTGGAATGTCTTGAGTGGCACTGTCATGCAACATTTTGAGTTGAAGGAAAATAGGGAATCTTCCGCTACTGCTGAAAACTCAAACAATAATGGCGAGGATTCACTTGGTGTTGATGTCGAGTGGGTAGATGATGACAAGTTTGTCATTCCTGGGCCTAAAGGTGCCATTTTCGTATATCAAATTACAGAAAAGGCACCTATAGGTAAATTGATTGGGCATCATGGTTCCATCAGTGTCTTGGAATTTAATGACACCAACAAACTTCTGCTAAGTGCGTCAGACGATGGTACTCTAAGGATATGGCATGGTGGTAATGGTAATTCTCAAAATTGCTTCTATGGTCATTCACAAAGCATCGTATCTGCGTCGTGGGTGGGTGATGACAAGGTAATATCATGCTCAATGGATGGATCTGTTCGTATATGGTCATTGGAGGAGAATACACTACTGGCGCTTTCAATCATGGATGGTATCCccatttttgttggaaGGCTATCACAGGATGGAGAAAAATACGCAGTCGCATTCATGGATGGGCAAGTGAACGTCTACGACCtaaagaaactaaacaGCAAGCTACTGAACCGTAAGCAACAATCGTTGTATGGCGGCAATAGTTGCACTACCACGGGCAGCAGCATTACAATTCCACAACCCATTCCTCTCTACGCTAGCTACCAAAGTAACCAGGACAACGATTGTGTCTTTGACCTGTCGTGGAACCATACGGGGGACAAAATTTCTGTAGCATATTCGCTTGGGGAAGGTTCAGTTGTAGCCATATAA
- the VPS15 gene encoding ubiquitin-binding serine/threonine protein kinase VPS15: protein MGAQLSLLVQTSPSIAIFSYIDVLEEVHYVSQLNSSRFLKTCKALDPNGEIVIKVFIKPTDQYSLQPFLQQIKAQSFKLGQLPHVLNYSKLIETNRAGYMIRQHLKNNLYDRLSLRPYLQDIELKFIAFQLLNSLRDIHNLNIVHGDIKTENILVTSWNWCILTDFAAFIKPVYLPEDNPGEFLFYFDTSKRRTCYLAPERFNSKLYQDGHSKNDTLTKEMDVFSLGCVIAEIFAEGRPIFNLSQLFKYKSNTYDINKEFLMEEMKSVDLRNMILDMVQLDPGKRLSCDELLNRYRGNFFPDYFYTFTYDYFRNLVTMTTSTPITDSAFTNSTLEDNLKLLDETTEKIYKDFPQICHCLDFPLTKGKDKIKADSLTFTSDVIDREDSQLLNANLYFPGNHHLVLQKFTQVSEKVKSVKEECALLFTSYLSHSLRNIVLRTTKLKNLELLAVFAQFVSDENKIDRVVPYLVCCFEDSDQDVQALSLLTFTQVLSSVRTLDQLNENVFVDYLLPRLKRLLITNRQNSNYLRIVFANCLSDLAVIINRFQEITFAKHYNNNSTDNNLEIMESATKYSAKLIQSVEDLTVLFLTDNDTNVKMALLHNILPLCKFFGRERTNDIILSHLITYLNDKDPALRVSLIQTISGISVLLGTVTLEQYILPLLIQTITDSEELVVISVLQSLKSLFKTGLIRKKFYIDISKTISPLLLHPNNWIRHFTLMIIIEIINKLSKAEVYCILYPIIRPFFEFDVEFNFESMITCCKQPVSRSVYNLLCSWAVRASKSLFWKKVSTNHVDSFGNNRIQFITKDFSSKNYGFSKKGVKLDSSIKGVKSPSTVHSYDNKEIPLTAEDRNWIDKFRVIGLTEKDIWKIIALRGYVIRTAKIIATNPDFLYSNKRHHLLIQNSPPNLNLTNVMPRNIFFDVEFAEQSTRESQDPSIENQQIYTNDESEQTSNKLSVNSAKQLSTIMDINGSLMFKNKSIATTTSNLRNVFVQLEPTSYHKYSTNHGMNDNVDVKPERQVMVSNSYDGDVETIQKFLSTFKILPPLRDYKEFGPIVEVLENPDMSKLTGKLIATLMENEPNSITAATVSCGEVPYLVTGSDQGVVKIWNLREIALGEVYSSSLTYDCSSSITQLTIIPKFDAFAVSSKDGQIIILRVNHYKQENETKFSNCECIRKLSLKNLDKHEYGTRTRAFVNDEKSVLIVLTNLSRVMIFDIKTLERIQVIESSPRHGAISSICIDEVCCALVLGTTRGIIDIWDIRFNVMIKSWSFGDHTPITHIETCGFYGENSIIVVGGSSKTYLTIWNFVKGHCQTAFINSDEQPSMEHFLPLEKDLEDLGFCGVKSLHALSTISVSNNKIFVTDESTRSIIMFDLKELSLSKAVVSPSRFDDVFIPTQITANLTILLRKRKPSSTHPGDDSLYHHDIINALATIQVDQIPLLIVCDNSGLIGIFQ, encoded by the coding sequence ATAGCTTACagccttttcttcaacagatAAAGGCCCAATCGTTTAAGCTGGGACAGCTACCACACGTTTTGAACTATAGTAAATTGATCGAAACGAATAGAGCCGGCTATATGATACGGCAGCAcctgaaaaataatttatACGATAGGTTGAGTTTGAGGCCGTATTTACAGGACATTGAATTGAAATTCATTGCTTTCCAACTGCTGAATTCGTTAAGAGACATTCATAATCTAAATATTGTTCATGGTGAtataaaaacagaaaacatTTTAGTGACAAGTTGGAATTGGTGCATATTGACAGATTTTGCTGCATTTATCAAACCTGTATATCTGCCGGAGGATAATCCAGGTGAGTTTTTATTCTATTTTGATActtcaaagagaagaacTTGTTATTTAGCTCCAGAAAGATTTAACTCCAAACTTTATCAAGACGGCCATTCCAAAAATGATACGTTaaccaaagaaatggaTGTATTTAGTCTTGGTTGTGTTATCGCTGAAATATTTGCTGAAGGCAGACCCATTTTCAACCTATCACAACTattcaaatacaaaagTAACACATATGATATCAATAAGGAATTTCTTATGGAGGAAATGAAATCTGTCGATTTAAGAAACATGATTCTAGACATGGTCCAATTAGATCCTGGAAAGAGGCTATCGTGTGATGAGTTATTAAATAGATATCGCGGAAATTTCTTTCCTGATTATTTCTACACTTTCACTTACGATTATTTCAGAAATTTAGTAACTATGACAACAAGTACACCAATCACAGATAGTGCTTTTACTAATAGTACATTAGAGGATAACCTGAAGCTTCTCGATGAAACTACCGAAAAAATTTATAAGGATTTCCCGCAAATCTGTCATTGTCTAGATTTTCCTCTAACCAAAGGCAAGGACAAGATAAAAGCAGATTCATTAACTTTCACATCTGATGTCATAGATAGAGAAGATAGTCAGCTACTTAACGCCAACTTGTACTTCCCCGGAAACCATCATCTAGTTTTGCAGAAATTCACCCAAGTATCggaaaaagtaaaatcggttaaagaagaatgtGCTTTACTTTTCACCTCGTATTTATCTCATAGTCTAAGAAATATTGTTTTAAGGACtacaaaattaaaaaatttagaaCTATTAGCAGTATTTGCGCAGTTTGTTTcagatgaaaataaaatcgATCGGGTTGTGCCTTATCTCGTGTGCTGTTTTGAAGATAGCGATCAGGATGTGCAAGCCCTATCTTTGTTAACATTTACCCAAGTACTATCATCTGTGCGAACACTGGACCAGTTGAACGAAAACGTATTCGTAGACTACTTACTACCAAGACTGAAAAGATTACTCATTACCAATAGACAAAATAGTAATTATCTAAGAATCGTATTCGCTAATTGTTTGAGCGACTTAGCTGTTATCATCAAcagatttcaagaaattacTTTTGCCAAGCACTATAATAACAACTCAACAGATAACAATTTGGAAATTATGGAAAGCGCCACTAAATATTCAGCAAAACtgattcaaagtgtcgaAGATTTAACAGTACTTTTTCTAACGGATAATGATACAAACGTAAAAATGGCACTTTTGCATAACATCTTACCACtttgtaaattttttggcAGAGAGAGAACAAATGATATCATATTAAGCCATTTAATAACCTACTTAAATGACAAAGATCCCGCGTTACGGGTTTCCTTGATTCAAACGATATCAGGAATTTCAGTTCTTTTAGGCACTGTTACATTAGAGCAGTACATTCTACCGTTATTGATTCAGACTATCACAGATTCAGAAGAGTTGGTAGTAATAAGCGTCTTACAAAGTTTGAAGTCTCTATTCAAGACGGGattaataagaaaaaaattctataTCGATATTTCGAAAACAATCTCCCCCCTACTACTGCATCCCAATAATTGGATAAGACATTTTACACTAATGATAATCATAGAAATCATTAATAAATTGTCAAAAGCGGAAGTCTACTGCATTCTGTATCCAATAATAAGGCCCTTTTTTGAGTTCGATGTTGAGTttaattttgaatcaaTGATAACCTGTTGCAAGCAACCAGTGTCAAGATCCGTTTACAATTTACTGTGTAGCTGGGCTGTTAGAGCCTCAAAGTCcttattttggaaaaaagtCTCCACAAATCATGTAGATTCCTTTGGAAACAATAGAATTCAATTTATAACAAAGGACTTCTCCAGCAAGAACTATGGGTTTAGTAAAAAAGGCGTGAAATTGGACTCTTCTATAAAAGGCGTTAAGTCGCCATCTACTGTTCATTCCTATGATAATAAGGAAATCCCGTTAACAGCCGAAGATAGAAATTGGATTGATAAGTTTCGCGTCATTGGGCTAACAGAGAAAGACATCTGGAAAATTATAGCCCTAAGGGGTTATGTAATAAGGACTGCAAAGATCATAGCGACAAACCcagattttctttatagcAACAAGCGCCACCACTTGCTAATACAAAATTCGCCCCCAAATCTAAACCTTACAAATGTCATGCCGAggaatatattttttgatgtAGAGTTTGCTGAACAATCGACAAGAGAGTCCCAAGATCCTAGTATAGAAAACCAGCAAATATATACAAACGATGAAAGTGAGCAAACTAGCAATAAGTTGAGCGTCAATAGTGCTAAGCAGCTATCCACGATCATGGACATTAATGGGTCGTTAATGTTCAAGAATAAATCCATTGCTACTACAACTTCAAATTTAAGAAATGTTTTTGTTCAGTTGGAACCAACATCCTATCACAAATATTCAACAAATCACGGAATGAATGATAATGTTGACGTCAAACCAGAAAGGCAAGTAATGGTTAGCAACAGTTATGATGGAGACGTTGAGACCatacaaaaatttttgtcAACCTTTAAGATTCTACCACCTTTAAGAGACTATAAAGAGTTTGGACCTATTGTAgaagttttggaaaatcCAGATATGAGTAAACTAACAGGTAAGCTAATAGCTACACTAATGGAAAACGAACCCAATTCTATCACGGCTGCTACTGTATCCTGTGGAGAAGTACCGTATTTAGTAACGGGTTCAGACCAGGGTGTGGTCAAAATTTGGAACTTAAGAGAAATTGCACTCGGTGAGGTTTACTCCTCTTCCTTAACTTATGATTGCTCCTCAAGCATAACTCAGTTGACTATAATTCCGAAGTTTGATGCTTTTGCAGTTTCCAGCAAAGACGGACAAATCATTATATTGAGGGTTAATCATtacaaacaagaaaatgaaacaaaatTCTCAAACTGCGAATGCATTAGAAAACTCAGcttaaaaaatttggataAACACGAATATGGTACGAGAACGAGAGCGTTTGTAAACGATGAGAAATCTGTATTAATAGTTTTAACGAACTTATCAAGGGTGATGATATTTGACATTAAAACCTTAGAAAGAATACAAGTCATTGAGAGTTCTCCAAGACATGGTGCCATTTCTAGCATCTGTATCGATGAGGTTTGCTGTGCCTTGGTTTTGGGGACAACAAGAGGTATTATTGACATATGGGACATCCGCTTCAATGTCATGATAAAAAGTTGGTCATTCGGGGATCACACGCCCATTACTCATATAGAGACATGTGGGTTTTACGGGGAAAATTCCATAATCGTCGTAGGCGGTAGTTCAAAAACATACCTGACAATTTGGAATTTTGTTAAGGGACATTGTCAAACCGCGTTCATAAACTCTGATGAGCAACCATCCATGGAACACTTCTTGCCGCTTGAAAAAgatttggaagatttaGGGTTTTGTGGAGTCAAGTCTTTACATGCATTGAGTACAATTTCAGtatcaaataataaaatcttTGTTACTGACGAATCTACTAGATCCATTATCATGTTTGACCTGAAGGAATTATCGCTCTCTAAGGCAGTGGTCAGTCCATCAAGATTTGACGATGTCTTTATTCCAACACAAATTACGGCCAATCTTACTATATTATtgaggaaaaggaaacctTCCAGCACCCACCCAGGTGACGATTCATTATACCATCATGATATCATAAATGCGTTGGCTACAATTCAGGTCGATCAAATACCTCTACTGATTGTTTGCGATAATTCTGGGCTTATTGGAATTTTCCAGTAA
- the MMS4 gene encoding Mms4p, with protein sequence MRQEIEFIDEVDSKNDASIQILDGSSNVEVIALSESVDQDEVKRSAHGEHTIPSSPENNPLSLNDIEIIEPNKSIELSAPFYQDISTSKLDDCVMDSSLKDEDHTGGKTKRLLDDLINDEWSADVESSERKQSKHQFNLKNVAEKWGVQPCKNSGSVVIGHEYREIPVVQTNNGDIDSQKSQVEAANILFDFPLSPVNYDSPSKEKPSSTANHTSLPDRYVEALAEGNQDGVLKVTQNSVHQKDEGQLRYIPKKKKRTIALSRTQTKNVKSPDTVELNLSKFLDDSDNCSVDILSTPTKKLNILRTCSQPIIGNSDRSQEAKRSKTLATENVKSVKSTAREISQLENYITYGQYYSREESRSKIRHLLTENKNAFKQVNQIYRDNVKARSQIIIELSPNLFQLFQKIESNLQQQVAPAIIQPSYDDSIPLIRFLRKCDSIYDFSNDFYYPCDPKIVEENVSILYYDAQEFFEQYTSQKKELYRKIRFFSKNGKHVILVLSDLNKLKRAIFQLEDKRYKARVEQRLSGTEEALRPKSKKSNQVGELGIKKFDLEQRLRFIDREWNVKIHTANSHMEFINSLPNLVSLVGKQRMDPAIRYMKYAHLNVKSAQDGRDTLRKTFHQIGRMPELKANNAVGLYPSFQSLFEDMQKGRLQSDNEGKYLMTEAIERRLYKLFTSTDPNGVIE encoded by the coding sequence ATGCGCCAGGAGATAGAGTTTATCGATGAAGTGGATTCAAAAAACGATGCCAGTATTCAAATTCTCGATGGATCATCTAACGTTGAAGTCATTGCTTTATCAGAATCAGTGGACCAAGATGAGGTTAAAAGGTCAGCACATGGCGAACATACAATACCATCCTCGCCAGAGAACAACCCTCTTAGTCTGAATGATATTGAGATTATTGAACCAAACAAATCTATAGAACTTTCTGCGCCGTTTTATCAGGATATTAGCACAAGTAAACTGGATGACTGTGTCATGGACTCGTCgttaaaagatgaagatcACACAGGAGGGAAGACTAAAAGACTTTTGGATGATCTCATAAATGACGAGTGGTCAGCCGATGTCGAGTCGAGTGAAAGGAAACAAAGCAAACATCAGTTCAACTTGAAAAACGTTGCAGAGAAATGGGGAGTACAGCCTTGCAAAAATTCCGGATCAGTTGTTATCGGTCATGAATATAGAGAAATCCCTGTTGTCCAAACTAATAACGGTGATATCGATAGCCAAAAATCACAGGTGGAAGCAGCCAATATATTATTTGACTTCCCATTGTCTCCAGTAAACTACGATAGCccatcaaaagaaaagccgTCATCGACTGCGAACCACACTTCTCTACCAGACCGTTATGTAGAAGCATTGGCAGAAGGCAATCAAGATGGCGTTCTGAAGGTCACACAAAATAGTGTACACCAAAAAGATGAAGGCCAGTTGAGATAtattccaaaaaagaagaaaagaaccaTCGCGTTATCAAGAACACAAACCAAAAACGTTAAATCACCTGATACAGTGGAATTGAACCTATCTAAATTCCTTGATGACTCAGATAATTGCAGTGTTGATATTCTTTCAACGCCTACAAAAAAGTTGAATATACTAAGGACATGTAGTCAACCAATTATAGGCAATTCTGACCGTTCGCAAGAAGCCAAACGCTCGAAAACTTTAGCAACTGAAAACGTCAAAAGCGTCAAAAGCACTGCCAGAGAAATTTCTCAGCTGGAAAATTATATAACTTATGGCCAGTATTACTCCAGAGAAGAATCAAGAAGCAAAATACGACATCTATTAACGGAGAATAAGAACGCGTTTAAACAGGTCAATCAGATATATCGTGATAATGTAAAAGCGCGCTCTCAAATAATTATAGAGCTTTCACCGAACCTTTTTCAgttgtttcaaaagatcgAGAGTAATCTGCAACAACAAGTGGCACCGGCGATTATCCAACCGAGTTATGACGATTCTATACCTCTCATAAGGTTTCTTCGGAAGTGCGACAGTATTTACGACTTTAGTAACGACTTCTACTACCCTTGTGATCCTAAAATtgtagaagaaaatgtttctATTCTATATTACGATGCGcaggaattttttgaacaatatACATCACAGAAGAAGGAATTGTATAGGAAGAtacgttttttttcaaagaatggaAAACATGTGATACTTGTATTAAGTGATTTGAATAAACTAAAGAGGGCCATTTTCCAATTAGAAgataaaagatataaagCTAGGGTAGAACAACGATTATCAGGAACCGAAGAAGCACTAAGGCctaaaagcaaaaaatcaaatcagGTTGGAGAACTAGGGATAAAGAAATTCGATTTAGAACAACGGCTTCGCTTCATTGATAGAGAATGGAATGTTAAAATTCATACTGCGAACTCACACATGGAGTTTATTAATTCCTTACCGAATTTGGTTTCATTGGTTGGTAAACAACGTATGGACCCCGCAATTAGATATATGAAATACGCCCATTTGAACGTCAAATCCGCGCAGGATGGTAGAGACACGTTGAGAAAAACCTTCCATCAAATTGGGAGGATGCCTGAGTTGAAAGCCAATAATGCTGTGGGTTTGTATCCCAGTTTCCAATCACTATTCGAAGATATGCAAAAGGGGCGATTACAGTCTGATAATGAAGGAAAGTATTTGATGACTGAAGCGATAGAGAGAAGACTCTACAAATTGTTTACTAGTACTGACCCCAATGGTGTTATCgaataa
- the FES1 gene encoding Hsp70 nucleotide exchange factor FES1 has translation MEKLLQWSIANSQGDKEAMARVGQPDPKLLQQLFGGGGPDDPTLMKESMAVIVNPEVDVETKLVAFDNFEMLIENLDNANNIENLKLWGPLLEFLDQTDEEELRAAALSIIGTAVQNNLNSQNNFMKYDTGLRSLIALASDKTKPFDVRTKAFYALSNLIRNHEDISEKFFKLNGLDCIAPVLSDATVKPKLKMRAIALLTAYLTSVKISESLINVLRKDGVVESTIDCLSSETDLNIIDRVLSFLSQLISSGIKFNEQEMRLLNEGYKHIEPLKERLNEDDYLAVKYVLE, from the coding sequence ATGGAAAAATTACTACAGTGGTCTATCGCGAACTCCCAAGGTGACAAAGAAGCTATGGCCAGAGTTGGTCAACCAGACCCCAAATTATTACAGCAGTTGTTTGGCGGTGGTGGCCCTGATGATCCAACCTTAATGAAGGAATCGATGGCTGTTATTGTGAATCCAGAAGTTGACGTCGAAACCAAATTGGTTGCATTTGACAACTTTGAAATGTTAATCGAAAATTTGGATAATGCTAACAATATCGAAAACTTGAAGTTATGGGGGCCATTGTTGGAATTTCTCGATCAAACTGACGAAGAGGAGCTTCGCGCTGCTGCTTTATCAATCATAGGCACAGCCGTGCAGAACAATTTGAACTCACAAAACAACTTTATGAAATATGACACAGGTCTGCGAAGCCTTATTGCGTTGGCGAGCGACAAGACAAAGCCATTTGACGTAAGGACAAAGGCGTTTTATGCCTTGTCAAATCTAATAAGAAATCACGAGGACATTtcagaaaagtttttcaagttaAATGGGTTAGATTGTATAGCGCCTGTGTTAAGTGACGCCACCGTCAAACCAAAACTAAAAATGAGAGCCATTGCGCTGTTAACTGCTTATCTAACATCCGTTAAAATTAGTGAGAGTTTGATCAACGTGTTAAGAAAGGATGGCGTAGTTGAAAGTACAATTGATTGTTTGTCCAGCGAGACTGACTTGAACATTATAGATAGAGTTCTATCTTTCCTTTCTCAGTTGATTTCTTCTGGAATAAAGTtcaatgaacaagaaatgcGCTTACTGAATGAAGGTTATAAACATATCGAACCTTTAAAAGAGAGACTTAACGAAGATGATTATTTAGCAGTAAAGTATGTATTAGAATGA